A stretch of the Argentina anserina chromosome 6, drPotAnse1.1, whole genome shotgun sequence genome encodes the following:
- the LOC126800849 gene encoding DExH-box ATP-dependent RNA helicase DExH17 isoform X4, whose product MDSYTLKSVGDLPAPFRACFNFRYFNSLQSECFPACFHSDENMVVSAPTGSGKTVIFELCILRLLSRFISEDESFKPTNGTLKTIYIAPSKALVQEKVRDWTQKFRSRGIVCLELTGDNESYSTRNLQEADIILTTPEKFDAVTRYRVKDGGLGFFSDIALLLIDEVHLLNDPRGAVLEAIVSRIKMLAHNPEMKSSALAHVRFLAVSATIPNIEDLAEWLTVPVQGIKRFGEEMRPVKLTTKVFGYAPAKNDFLFEKRLQNYIFDILMQYSRGKSALVFCSTRKGAQEAAQVLSQTVMAFGHSNPFIKSREQQERLREASMSCIDKHMQSYMIYGVGYHNGGLCLKDRNLVESLFLKGDLQILCTTNTLAHGINLPAHTVVIKSTQHFNKEKGVYMEIDRSTLLQMCGRAGRPPFDDTGMVVIMTRRDTVHLYENLLNGCEMVESQLLSCLTEHLTAEIVQLTVSDITRAIEWMKCSFLYVRMKKNPAHYAIKKVISNDRIEKHMLEVCVQKINELSRHQMIWTDEDGFLLKPLEPGRLMTKYYLKFDTMKYIIQTPVNCSLEDALHVICRAEEISWIQLRRNEKKLLNDINTDKDGRLRFHILGDRGKRKKRIQTREEKIFLLANDCLTGDPSVHDLSLTQDMNSICSNGCRIARCMKEFFIYQKNYKGALNSMLLAKSMYQKLWDDSPYLLKQLPGIGMVTAKALHSMGVKSFETLAEADPRRIEIVTGRKYPFGNHIKESLLSLPPKVDLKIEETECRGQGKMKLMITLTRLSPTLQSTKRHYADMIVASEEDNLILFHEKIRVDEFSSPYSATVLLQNPQQGKLTVKADLIFEDYIGIDLNQELLFNKESNLSSKNKRGKRASALPLPEEICIIEDDTFESLSKVHEDEIPAKVQNECLPNSTKSKRVDDSMPSFKLLEDDSEEDEDHEVANPVHEDELPAKVQNDAKVVTQQTVFDHIREKAKNFPILVPPNNVFPPSSEPLVLTRKHAREKKLGPESGADVLEELEWNKVPRQTVVNPSSEPKKAEQHLSHVNNHQTPRSSAALNFMDDRAGHPSDHLEDGTLKTLTGETIFEHIRTKAKNFPVISKPNVVEAESLIQRKECPYLTDREFSTTAALKGTKPNEVLRDTERDRRLFSVSSRNPSGVLDASSGGIRNGANVASSNMLSFDISMFKNPKRPADLGSTMENARKKHQRSPIVPPRHCSLTAVNKSREVETFLGFESVFSFL is encoded by the exons ATGGACTCGTATACGCTTAAGTCTGTGGGAGACTTGCCGGCTCCTTTTCGAGCTTGTTTTAATTTTAG GTATTTCAACTCTTTGCAGAGTGAATGCTTTCCTGCTTGTTTCCACTCGGATGAGAACATGGTTGTGTCAGCACCAACTGGAAGTGGTAAAACAGTCATTTTTGAGCTTTGTATTTTGAGGCTACTTTCAAGGTTCATCTCTGAGGACGAAAGTTTTAAACCTACAAATGGAACTCTCAAGACA ATCTATATTGCCCCATCAAAGGCTTTAGTTCAGGAGAAGGTTCGTGATTGGACCCAGAAGTTCAGATCTCGGGGCATAGTTTGCTTGGAGCTCACAGGAGATAATGAATCTTACAGCACCAGGAATTTACAGGAAGCAGACATTATTTTAACCACTCCTGAG AAATTTGATGCAGTAACGCGGTATCGTGTGAAAGACGGTGGATTGGGCTTTTTCAGCGATATAGCACTGTTACTTATTGATGAAGTTCATCTGTTGAATGATCCCCGGGGAGCAGTTTTGGAAGCAATAGTTAGTAGAATAAAAATGCTTGCTCACAACCCTGAGATGAAATCAAGTGCTCTGGCTCATGTTCGTTTTCTAGCTGTGTCTGCCACAATTCCAAATATTGAGGACCTTG CGGAGTGGCTCACGGTGCCTGTCCAAGGGATTAAAAG GTTTGGAGAAGAAATGAGGCCAGTGAAGCTGACTACAAAAGTTTTCG GCTATGCTCCAGCAAAAAATGATTTCCTATTCGAAAAG CGCCTGCAAAACtacatttttg ATATCCTTATGCAATATTCAAGAGGGAAGTCTGCTCTAGTTTTTTGCTCAACTAGAAAAGGTGCACAAGAAGCAGCACAGGTACTTTCTCAGACAGTCATGGCCTTTGGCCATTCAAATCCATTCATTAAAAGCAGAGAACAGCAAGAGAGGCTAAGGGAAGCTTCAATGTCATGCATTGACAAACATATGCAATCATATATGATTTATGGTG TTGGTTATCACAACGGTGGCCTTTGCCTCAAAGATCGTAATCTCGTTGAAAGTCTTTTCCTGAAGGGTGATCTTCAAAttttgtgcacaacaaataCTCTTGCTCATGGAATCAACCTACCAGCACATACAGTAGTTATCAAATCAACACAGCACTT caacaaagaaaaaggagtCTACATGGAAATTGATCGATCTACACTACTGCAG ATGTGCGGAAGGGCAGGTCGGCCACCATTTGATGATACAGGAATGGTTGTAATCATGACAAGAAGAGATACG GTTCACTTGTATGAGAATCTCTTGAATGGATGTGAAATGGTAGAATCACA ATTGCTTTCATGTTTGACGGAGCATTTAACTGCGGAGATAGTTCAACTGACGGTCTCTGATATTACAAGGGCAATTGAATGGATGAAGTGTTCGTTCTTGTATGTGAGAATGAAGAAG AACCCTGCACACTATGCAATAAAAAAAGTGATTTCCAATGACCGTATAGAGAAGCATATGCTAG aGGTCTGTGTACAGAAAATTAATGAGTTATCGCGGCATCAGATGATATGGACTGATGAAGATGGTTTTTTGTTGAAGCCACTAG AACCTGGGAGGCTGATGACAAAATACTATTTGAAATTCGACACGATGAAATACATTATTCAGACACCTGTAAACTGCAGTTTGGAGGATGCTCTTCATGTTATATGCCGTGCTGAGGAAATTtcat GGATACAGCTCAGACGCAATGAGAAGAAGCTTCTAAATGACATAAACACTGATAAAGATGGGCGACTCCGCTTTCACATTCTTGGTGACAGAGGGAAGCGAAAAAAGCGTATTCAAACCAGAGAAGAAAAGATATTTCTTTTGGCTAATGACTGCTTAACTGGTGATCCTTCGGTTCATGATCTATCCCTTACCCAG GATATGAACTCCATATGCTCAAATGGCTGTAGAATTGCCAGGTGCATGAaagaattttttatttaccaAAAGAATTACAAGGGAGCTCTGAACTCAATGCTTTTGGCAAAGTCTATGTATCAAAAACTCTGGGATGACAGTCCATACTTGCTGAAACAATTACCAGGGATTGGAATGGTGACTGCAAAG GCACTACATTCGATGGGAGTGAAATCATTTGAGACGCTAGCTGAGGCTGATCCTAGAAGAATAGAGATTGTCACTGGTCGAAAGTACCCATTTGGGAACCATATAAAAGAGTCTCTACTCTCTCTACCTCCAAAAGTGGATTTAAAAATTGAGGAAACTGAATGTCGGGGGCAAGGCAAAATGAAGCTAATGATTACACTAACTAGGCTATCACCGACACTCCAATCAACAAAACGACATTATGCTGACATG ATTGTAGCTTCAGAAGAAGATAATCTGATTCTCTTTCATGAGAAAATAAG AGTTGATGAATTCTCAAG CCCCTATAGCGCAACAGTTCTTCTCCAGAATCCTCAACAAGGAAAGCTGACTGTTAAGGCTGATCTTATATTTGAAGACTACA TTGGTATTGATCTAAACCAGGAGCTTTTATTTAATAAGGAAAGCAACTTAAGCTCAAAGAACAAACGAGGAAAAAGAGCATCCGCTCTTCCTCTACCAGAGGAAATATGTATCATAGAAGATGATACTTTTGAAAGCCTAAGTAAAGTTCATGAAGATGAGATTCCTGCTAAAGTTCAAAATGAGTGTCTCCCAAACTCGACAAAATCCAAAAGGGTAGATGATTCCAT GCCCAGTTTCAAGCTTCTGGAGGATGACTCTGAAGAAG ATGAGGACCATGAGGTTGCTAACCCTGTTCATGAAGATGAGCTTCCTGCCAAAGTTCAAAATGATGCCAAAGTTGTGACACAACAAACTGTATTTGACCACATACGTGAAAAGGCAAAGAACTTCCCTATCTTGGTGCCACCAAATAATGTGTTTCCTCCATCATCAGAGCCCTTGGTTTTGACAAGGAAACATGCTCGTGAGAAGAAGCTTGGACCGGAGAGTGGAGCAGATGTTCTGGAAGAATTAGAATGGAATAAAGTTCCAAGACAAACTGTGGTCAATCCATCTTCAGAACCTAAAAAGGCAGAACAACATCTTTCTCATGTCAATAATCATCAGACTCCCAGAAGCTCAGCTGCCCTTAACTTCATGGATGACAGAG CAGGGCATCCTTCTGATCACCTCGAAGATGGCACATTGAAAACGTTAACAGGAGAAACAATATTTGAGCACATACGCACAAAAGCTAAGAATTTTCCGGTGATCAGTAAACCGAATGTGGTGGAGGCCGAGTCTTTAATCCAGAGAAAAGAATGCCCGTATTTGACTGACAGAGAGTTTAGCACTACTGCCGCGCTGAAAGgaacaaaaccaaatgaaGTTCTCAGAGATACTGAACGTGATAGGAGGTTGTTCTCCGTAAGCTCCCGCAACCCATCTGGAGTATTGGATGCTTCTTCTGGTGGGATACGCAATGGAGCCAATGTTGCATCAAGTAACATGCTGTCTTTCGATATCTCCATGTTCAAGAATCCAAAGCGACCTGCAGACCTTGGAAGCACGATGGAGAATGCTAGGAAGAAGCATCAGCGCTCACCAATTGTACCACCAAGGCACTGCTCATTGACAGCAGTTAATAAGTCCAGGGAAGTAGAAACATTTCTCGGGTTCGAGAgtgtcttttcctttctctga